One genomic region from Anthonomus grandis grandis chromosome 1, icAntGran1.3, whole genome shotgun sequence encodes:
- the LOC126735481 gene encoding histone acetyltransferase KAT8 → MADNPENSSEEIMRKKSETENSKNNLQDEDSESTEEQPLDIGIHYLVRRSDNSWYPAEIIQSRYNDVERQYEYYVHYEGYNRRLDEWVPRGRIMSSRFNLTDGQKLPDLKTWKEGPVITDLLSDSSDRKITRNQKRRHDEINHIQKTYAEMDPTTAALEKEHEQITKVKYIDKIQIGRFEIDTWYFSPYPEEYGRQSKLWICEYCLKYMRLEKSYRYHMSECTWRQPVGKEIYRKGTLSVYEVDGKDHKVYCQNLCLLAKLFLDHKTLYFDVEPFLFYILCEVDKQGAHIVGYFSKEKESPDGNNVACILTLPPYQRQGYGKLLIAFSYELSRLEATVGSPEQPLSDLGKLSYRSYWSWVLLEILRDFRGTLSIKDLSQMTSITQTDIISTLQSMNMVKYWKGQHVICVTPKLVDEHIKSSQYKRPRLCVDSNALRWTPRRHLNNKLGKK, encoded by the exons ATGGCCGATAATCCCGAAAATTCTTCAGAGGAAATAATGCGCAAGAAGTCAGAAACCGAgaattccaaaaataatttgcagGATGAAGACAGTGAAAGTACCGAGGAACAACCCCTGGACATCGGTATCCACTACCTCGTCCGGAGAAGCGATAATTCTTGGT ATCCAGCAGAGATTATCCAGTCTAGGTATAATGATGTTGAACGACAGTATGAGTACTATGTGCATTATGAAGGATACAACCGAAGGCTGGATGAATGG GTTCCCAGAGGACGAATTATGTCTTCGAGGTTTAACTTAACTGATGGTCAAAAGTTGCCAGATTTGAAAACATGGAAGGAGGGACCTGTAATTACTGACCTCTTGTCAGATAGTTCAGACAGGAAGATTACAAGGAACCAGAAAAGGAGGCATGATGAAATTAACCATATACAGAAAAC ATATGCCGAAATGGACCCAACAACAGCAGCTTTAGAAAAAGAACACGAACAAATCACAAAAGTAAAATACATAGACAAAATTCAGATTGGGAGATTTGAAATTGACACTTGGTACTTTAGTCCCTACCCTGAAGAATATGGCAGGCAATCAAAACTTTGGATCTGTGAATATTGTTTGAAATACATGAGGctagaaaaaagttatagataTCATATG agtgaATGCACTTGGAGGCAGCCAGTGGGCAAAGAAATATATAGGAAAGGAACTTTATCAGTCTATGAAGTAGATGGAAAGGACCATAAG gtaTACTGTCAAAATCTATGTCTCCTGGCCAAACTATTTCTAGACCATAAGACTTTATATTTTGATGTAGAACCTTTTCTATTCTATATTTTATGTGAAGTGGACAAACAAGGAGCTCACATTGTTGGTTATTTTTCAAAG GAAAAAGAATCTCCAGATGGCAATAATGTTGCCTGCATTCTTACCCTTCCTCCTTACCAAAGGCAAGGTTATGGAAAATTACTTATAGCATTTAGTTATGAACTTTCAAGATTAGAAGCCACTGTAGGCAGCCCAGAACAGCCTTTGAGTGATCTTGGAAAGCTTAGCTATAGAAGTTACTGGAGTTGGGTGCTTTTGGAGATATTAAGAGATTTCCGGGGGACATTGAGTATAAAAGACTTAAG TCAAATGACTAGTATTACACAAACTGATATAATCTCAACCTTACAAAGCATGAACATGGTAAAGTACTGGAAAGGGCAACATGTGATTTGTGTGACTCCAAAATTAGTTGATGAGCATATAAAGTCAAGTCAATACAAAAGGCCGCGTCTCTGTGTTGATAGCAATGCTTTGAGGTGGACGCCCAGGAGGCATCTCAATAATAAGTTGGGAAAGAAGTAG